The genomic window GCGCCTGCCGCCAGTGCATCGTCGAGGTCGAGGGCCAGCGCAAGCCGATGGCCTCCTGCACCATCACCTGCACCGACGGCATGGTCGTCAAGTCGCAGCTCACCTCGCCCGTCGCCGAGAAGGCGCAGAAGGGCGTGATGGAGCTGCTGCTCATCAACCACCCCCTCGACTGCCCGGTCTGCGACAAGGGCGGCGAGTGCCCGCTGCAGAACCAGGCCGTCTCGCACGGCCAGGCCGACTCCCGTTTCGAGGGCAAGAAGCGCACGTACGAGAAGCCGGTCAACATCTCCACCCAGATTCTGCTCGACCGCGAGCGGTGCGTGCTGTGCGCGCGCTGTACCCGCTTCTCCAACCAGATCGCCGGCGACCCGATGATCGAACTGCTGGAGCGGGGCGCGCTGGAGCAGGTCGGCACGGGAGAGGGCGACCCCTTCACGTCGTACTTCTCCGGGAACACCATCCAGATCTGCCCGGTGGGCGCGCTGACCTCGGCCGCCTACCGGTTCCGCTCCCGCCCCTTCGACCTCGTCTCGTCGCCGTCCGTCTGCGAGCACTGCGCGGGCGGCTGCGCGACCCGCACCGACCACCGTCGCGGCAAGGTCATGCGGCGGCTCGCCGCCGACGACCCCGAGGTCAACGAGGAGTGGATCTGCGACAAGGGGCGGTTCGCGTTCCGCTACGCTCAGCAGCGCGACCGGCTCACCACCCCGCTCGTCCGCAACAAGGAGAGCGGTGAGCTGGAGCCGGCCAGCTGGCCGGAGGCCCTGGAGGCGGCGGCCGCGGGTCTGGCGGCGGCGCGAGGCCGGGCCGCTGTGCTGACCGGCGGACGGCTCACGGTCGAGGACGCGTACGCGTACGCCAAGTTCGCCCGGGTCGCCCTCGACACGAACGACGTCGACTTCCGGGCCCGGGTCCACTCCTCCGAGGAGGCGGACTTCCTGGCCTCGACCGTCGCCGGGCGCGGACGGGACCTCGACCGCGACGGGGTCACCTACACCTCGCTGGAGAAGGCCCCGGCGGTGCTGCTCGCCGGCTTCGAGGCCGAGGAGGAGGCCCCCGGCGTCTTCCTGCGGCTGCGCAAGGCCGCGCGCAAGCACGGCCAGCGCACCTTCGCCATCGCCACGCACGCCACCCGCGGACTGACGAAGGCCGCGGGCGTGCTGCTGTCCGCCGCCCCCGGCACCGAGACCGAGTGGCTCGACGCACTCGCCTCCGGCACGGGGCTCGACGGTGACGGGGCGGCCGCCGGCGAGGCGCTGCGCGCCGAAGGGGCGGTGATCGTCGTCGGCGAGCGGCTGGCCGCGGTGCCGGGCGCGCTCACCGCGGTGGTGCGGACCGCCGCGGCGACCGGCGCCCGGCTGGTGTGGATCCCGCGCCGGGCAGGAGAGCGCGGCGCCGTGGAGGCGGGCGCGATCCCGTCGCTGCTGCCCGGCGGCCGCCCCGCGACCGACCCGCGGGCCCGCGAGGAGACCGCGGCGGTCTGGGGCGTACGCGAACTCCCGCACCGCTACGGCCGCGACACCGGCCAGATCGTCGAGGCCGCGGCCACCGGCGAACTGGGCGCGCTGCTTGTCGCGGGCGTCGAGGTCGCCGATCTGCCCGACCCCGCACGCGCGCGCGAGGCGCTCGACGCGGTCGGCTTCCTGGTCTCGCTGGAGCTGCGGCCGAGCGAGGTGACCGAGCGGGCCGACGTGGTCCTCCCCGTCGCCGCGGTCGCCGAGAAGCCGGGCACCTTCCTCAACTGGGAAGGCAGGGCACGGCTGTTCGAGGCCGCGCTGAAGCCGGACCAGATGACCCGCCCACTGCCGCCCACCGACGCGCGTGTGCTCCACATGCTCGCCGACGCCCTGGCCCGCGCCGAAGGCGCTGACAAACACAGTCACCTGGGGCTGCCCGACGTGCAGTCGGTACGGCGCGAGCTGGACCGGCTCGGCGCCTGGGGCGGCCCGCGGGCGAACGAGCCCGCTGAGTCGGCCCGGCCGCTGCCCCGCCCCGGAGCGGGCGAGGCGGTCCTCGCGGGCCACCGGATGCTCCTCGACCAGGGCCTGCTCCAGGAGGGCGACGAGGCGCTGGCCGGCACGCGGCACGCCGCGGTCGCCCGGCTCTCCGCCGCCACCGCGGCCGAGACCGGCGTCAAGGACGGCGACCTCCTCGCCGTCATCGGTTCCGCCGGGTCGGTCGAACTGCCGCTCCAGGTGACCGAGATGCCCGACCGGGTGGTCTGGCTCCCGCTCAACTCGACGGGCGGCGGTGTGCCGGGCGACACGGGCGCCCGCCCCGGCGAACTGGTCCGCATCGGCCCGGCGACGCCCGAGGCCGCCGCGCTCGACGCACCGGAGGTGCGCGCATGATCGCGCTTGCTCAGCTCGCGGCGCAGCCGCAGAGCGTCCTCGCCGCCGAGGACCTCTCGATGTTCGGTCGGGACCCGTGGTGGCTCGTCGTCATCAAGGCGGTCTTCTGCTTCGCCTTCCTGATGGTGACCGTGCTCTTCTCCATCGTGTGGGAGCGCAAGGTCGTCGCCTGGATGCAGCTGCGCATCGGCCCCAACCGGCACGGCCCCTGGGGCCTCCTCCAGTCCCTCGCGGACGGCGTCAAGCTGATGCTCAAGGAGGACGTGATCGTCAAGCGCGCGGACAAGGTGGTCTACGTCCTCGCGCCGATCATCGCCGCCATCCCGGCCTTCATGGCGATCGCCGTGATCCCCTTCGGCCCGGCCGGCAACGAGATCTCGGTCTTCGGCCAGCGGACCACGATGCAGCTCACCGACCTGCCGATCGCGATGCTCTACATCCTCGCGGTCGCCTCCGTCGGCATCTACGGCATCGTGCTGGCGGGCTGGTCGTCCGGCTCCACGTACCCGCTGCTCGGCGGACTCCGCTCCTGCGCGCAGATGATCTCGTACGAGATCGCGATGGGCGCGGCCTTCGCCTCCGTCTTCCTCTACTCCGGGTCGATGTCGACCTCGGCGATCGTCGAGGCGCAGGCGGACCGCTGGTACGTCCTGCTGCTGCCGGTCTCGTTCCTCATCTACATCGTCACGATGATCGGTGAGACCAACCGGGCCCCGTTCGACATGCCCGAGTCCGAGGGCGACCTCGTCGGTGGCTTCAACACCGAGTACTCGTCCATCAAGTTCGCGCTGTTCATGCTCGCCGAGTACGTCAACATGGTCACCGTCTCGGCGGTCTCGGTCACCCTCTTCCTGGGCGGCTGGCGGGCCCCGTACCCGATCAGCACCTTCTGGGAGGGCGCGAACCACGGCTGGTGGCCGATGCTCTGGTTCGTCATCAAGGTGCAGCTGCTGCTGTTCTTCTTCATCTGGCTGCGAGGCACCCTGCCGCGCGTCCGCTACGACCAGCTCATGAAGCTCGGCTGGAAGGTCCTCATCCCGGTCTCGGTCGTCTGGCTGATGCTCGTCGCGACCGTACGGGCGCTGCGCAACGAGGGACAGGACTTCTCGCAGATCGTGCTGTACGTCGGCGGGGCGGTCCTCGCGGTCCTGCTGCTGTCCTTCGTCGTCGACCTCGTCCGTGGCAAGCCGGAAGGGGGCGCGGAAGCCGGGAAGGCGGCGCCGCCCACCGCGTTCGACCCGATGGCGGGCGGATATCCGGTGCCCCCGCTGCCCGGGCAGGAGCTGCCGCCGGTGCCGCGCAGGCGACCGCGCCGCGACCGCGAACTGATTGTCAGTGGTGGCGTGAATACTGACAGTGACGGTCCTCGTGACGGACGTGACGGAAAGGAGGCTGACGGTGTCTGAGCGATCCAAGGACTCCGAGAGCGGGTTCCAGAACCCGGTCGCCGGCTTCGGCGTGACCTTCAAGGCCATGTTCAAGAAGCGGTTGACCGAGCAGTATCCGGAGCAGGAGAAGACGACGGCGCCGCGCTTCCACGGCCGGCACCAGCTCAACCGGCACCCGGACGGGCTGGAGAAGTGCGTCGGCTGCGAGCTGTGTGCCTGGGCCTGTCCCGCTGACGCCATCTACGTGGAGGGCGCGGACAACACCGACGAGGAGCGTTACTCGCCGGGTGAGCGGTACGGGCAGGTGTACCAGATCAACTACGCCCGCTGCATTCTGTGCGGCCTGTGCATCGAGGCGTGCCCGACCCGGGCGCTCACGATGACCAACGAGTTCGAGCTGGCCGACAGCTCCCGGGAAAACCTGATCTACACCAAGGAGCAGCTCCTCGCGGGGCTGGAGCCCGGCATGGTCGACACCCCGCACGCGATCTACCCCGGGACGGACGAGCAGGACTACTACCGGGGGCTGGTCACCGAGGCCGCGCCCGGCACGGAGCGCCAGGTCGCCACCTCCAAGGGCGAGACGAAGCCCGAGGACCAGGAGGTCGACGCATGAGCGCCACCTTCACCACGCTTGCCGCGGCCGCCTCCACGGGGGAGGCCGTCCAGTTCTGGGTGCTGGGCACCGTCGCCGTCCTCGGCGCGCTGGGGACCGTCCTGATGAAGAAGGCCGTGCACAGCGCGCTGTGCCTCGCCGGGACCATGATCGTCCTGGCGGTCTTCTACCTCGCCAACGGGGCGTACTTCCTGGGTGTCGTCCAGATCGTCGTCTACACCGGCGCGATCATGATGCTGTTCCTCTTCGTCGTCATGCTCGTCGGCGTCACGGCCGCGGACTCCCTCAAGGAGACCATCAAGGGCCAGCGCTGGTGGGCCGCGCTCTGCGGACTCGGCTTCGGCATCCTGCTCATCGCCGGGATCGGGAACGCCTCGCTGGGCCCCGGCTCCTTCATCGGCCTCGGCCAGGCCAACGCGGGTGGCAACGTCGAAGGGCTCGCCGCCCTCATCTTCACCAAGTACGTCTTCGCCTTCGAGATCACCGGTGCGCTGCTGATCTCGGCGGCCGTCGGCGCGATGGTGCTCACCCACCGGGAGCGCACCGAGCGCGCCAGCACTCAGCGGGAACTGGCCGAGCAGCGGGTCCGCGAGGGCAAGCACCTGCCGCCGCTGCCCGCCCCGGGTGTGTACGCCCGGCACAACGCGGTGGACATCGCCGGTCTGCTCCCCGACGGCACCGCGTCGCAGCTGTCCGTCAGCAAGACGCTGCGCGACCGCGGGCAGATCCGCGATGTCTCCACCGAGGCGCTGAACGACCTGAGGGCGCTGGAGCAGCGCTCGGAGGAGCGCCTCGGACGGGCCAAGGACGCACTCGACCGGGACGGACAGGAGGCCAAGCGATGAATCCCGTCAACTACCTCTACCTTGCCGCCCTGTTGTTCACCATCGGTGCGGCCGGCGTGCTGATCAGGCGGAACGCGATCGTGGTCTTCATGTGCGTCGAGCTCATGCTCAACGCCTGCAACCTCGCGTTCGTCGCCTTCTCCCGGATGCACGGCAATCTCGACGGCCAGATCATCGCCTTCTTCACGATGGTCGTCGCCGCCGCGGAGGTCGTGGTCGGGCTCGCGATCATCGTGTTGCTGTTCCGTTCCCGCCACTCGGCCTCGGTCGACGACGCCAGCCTGATGAAGCTGTGAGGGGCTGAAACGTGGAGAACCTGATTGCGCTGCTGGTCGCGGCGCCCCTGCTCGGAGCGGTGCTGCTGCTGTGCGGAGGGCGCAGGCTCGACCGCACGGGCCACTGGATCGGCACACTGCTCGCCGCCGCGTCCTTCGCCATCGGCGTCGTGCTCTTCGCCGACATGCTCGGCAGGCCCGGCGAGGACCGGACGCTGACCCAGCACCTGTACAGCTGGATCCCGGTCCAGGGCTTCCAGGCGGACGTCGCCTTCCAGCTCGACCAGCTGTCGATGACCTTCGTCCTGCTGATCACCGGCGTCGGCTCGCTCATCCACCTGTACTCGGTCGGGTACATGGAGCACGACGAGCGCCGCCGCCGCTTCTTCGGCTACCTCAACCTGTTCCTCGCGGCGATGCTGCTGCTGGTCCTCGCCGACAACTACCTGCTGCTGTACGTCGGCTGGGAGGGCGTCGGCCTCGCCTCGTACCTGCTCATCGGCTTCTGGCAGCACAAGCCCAGCGCGGCGACCGCCGCGAAGAAGGCCTTCCTGGTCAACCGGGTCGGCGACATGGGCCTGTCGATCGCCATCATGGTGATGTTCACGACCTTCGGGACCTTCGCCTTCGGGCCGGTGCTGGAATCCACGGCCGGGACGTCCGAGGGCACGCTGACCGCCATCGCGCTGATGCTGCTGCTCGCCGCCTGCGGCAAGTCCGCCCAGGTGCCGCTGCAGTCCTGGCTCGGGGACGCGATGGAGGGCCCGACCCCGGTCTCGGCCCTGATCCACGCGGCGACGATGGTGACCGCCGGTGTCTACCTGATCGTCCGCTCCGGCGCGATCTTCAACGGGGCGCCGGACGCGCAGCTCGTCGTCACCATCGTCGGCGCGGTCACTCTCCTCTTCGGTGCGATCGTCGGTTGCGCGAAGGACGACATCAAGAAGGCGCTCGCCGGTTCGACGATGTCCCAGATCGGCTACATGATCCTGGCGGCCGGTCTCGGCCCGATCGGTTACGTCTTCGCGATCATGCACCTGGTGACGCACGGCTTCTTCAAGGCCGGGCTCTTCCTCGGCGCCGGCTCGGTCATGCACGGCATGAACGACGAGGTGGACATGAGGAAGTACGGCGGCCTGCGGAAGTACATGCCGGTCACCTTCGTCACCTTCGGCCTCGGCTATCTCGCGATCATCGGCTTCCCGGGCCTGTCCGGCTTCTTCTCCAAGGACAAGATCATCGAGGCGGCCTTCGCCAAGGGCGGCACGGAGGGCTGGATCCTCGGCGGAGCCGCCCTGCTGGGCGCGGCGATCACGGCGTACTACATGACCCGCGTGATGCTCATGACCTTCTTCGGCGAGAAGCGCTGGCAGCCCGACGATAAGGGCGACCTGCCGCATCCGCACGAGTCGCCTCGGACGATGACCCTCCCGATGATCGTGCTCGCCTTCGGGTCGGTCTTCGCGGGCGGTCTCTTCTCGTTCCACGAGGCGTTCGTGAAGTGGCTTGAGCCGGTCACCAGTTTCGAGCACGGCCACCCGCCGATCAGCGCCGCCACGGTCACGATCTCCACGGTCGCGGTGATGGTCATCGGCGTCGCGCTCGCCTACGTCCAGTACGGACGCCGCCCGGTGCCCGTCACCGCCCCGCGCGGCTCGCTGCTCACCCGGGCCGCCCGCCGCGATCTCCTCCAGGACGACTTCAACCACATCGTGCTGGTGCGCGGCGGCGAGCACCTCACCCGCTCGCTCGTCTACGTCGACCACAGCCTGGTCGACGGCGTCGTCAACGGCACGGCGGCGTCGTTCGGCGGACTCTCCGGCCGGCTCCGCAAACTGCAGAACGGCTACGCCCGCTCCTACGCGGTCTCGATGTTCGGAGGTACGGCGGTGCTGATCGCCGCGACCCTGCTGATGAGGGCGGTGTGACTGCGATGTCCCAAGTGGCGAACGCTGGCTTTCCCCTCCTGACCGCGACTGCGGCGCTCCCGGCGCTCGGTGCGATCGCCACCGCCGCCGTTCCGGCCGGCCGCAGGGCCGCCGCGAAGTGGCTGGCGCTGCTCGTCTCGCTCGGCACGCTGGTGCTGGCGGTGCTCATCGCCGTCCGGTTCGACCCCGGCGGCGACCGCTACCAGCTCACCGAGTCCCACGCCTGGATCAAGGACTTCGGGGTGCGCTACGAGCTGGGTGTGGACGGCATCGGGGTGGCGCTGATCGCGCTGACCGCGCTGCTCATCCCGTTCGTGATCCTGGCCGGCTGGCACGACGCCGATCCCCAGGAGACACATTCGAAGCGCTGGCGGCCGACGCAGGGCTTCTTCGCCCTGATCCTGTCCGTCGAGGCGATGGTGATCCTCTCCTTCGAGGCCACCGACGTCTTCCTCTTCTACATCCTCTTCGAAGCCATGCTCATCCCGATGTACTTCCTCATCGGCGGCTTCGGGGACCGCGCTCACGCGGGCAGCGAAGAGAACGCGGCGGCGCAGCGCTCGTACGCCGCCGTGAAGTTCCTGCTCTACAACCTGGTCGGCGGTCTGATCATGCTGGCCGCGGTCATCGGACTCTACGTCGTCGCGGGGAACTTCTCGCTGACGGAGATCGCCGAGGCCCGCGCCAACGGCACGCTCGACATGTCGACCAACACCGAGCGTCTGCTCTTCCTCGGCTTCTTCTTCGCCTTCGCGGTGAAGGCCCCGCTGTGGCCGCTGCACACCTGGCTGCCCAACGCGATGGGGGAGGCGACCGCCCCGGTCGCCGTGCTGATCACGGCCGTGGTCGACAAGGTGGGCACCTTCGCGATGCTCCGCTTCTGCCTCGGGCTGTTCCCGGAGGCGTCGGAGTGGGCGACGCCGGTGGTCCTCGTCCTGGCGCTCATCAGCATCGTCTACGGAGCGCTGCTCGCGGTGGGCCAGCGGGACATCAAGCGCCTGGTCGCCTACGCCTCGATCTCGCACTTCGGCTTCATCATCATGGGCATCTTCGCGATGACGAGCCAGGGCCAGTCCGGCGCCACGCTCTACATGGTCAACCACGGGATCTCGACGGCCGCGCTGATGCTGGTGGCCGGCTTCCTGATCTCGCGGCGCGGCTCCCGGCTCATCGCCGACTACGGCGGGGTGCAGAAGGTCGCCCCGGTCCTCGCCGGCACCTTCCTCATCGGGGGACTCGCGACCCTCTCGCTGCCGGGCCTCGC from Streptomyces formicae includes these protein-coding regions:
- the nuoI gene encoding NADH-quinone oxidoreductase subunit NuoI, with amino-acid sequence MSERSKDSESGFQNPVAGFGVTFKAMFKKRLTEQYPEQEKTTAPRFHGRHQLNRHPDGLEKCVGCELCAWACPADAIYVEGADNTDEERYSPGERYGQVYQINYARCILCGLCIEACPTRALTMTNEFELADSSRENLIYTKEQLLAGLEPGMVDTPHAIYPGTDEQDYYRGLVTEAAPGTERQVATSKGETKPEDQEVDA
- a CDS encoding NADH-quinone oxidoreductase subunit J: MSATFTTLAAAASTGEAVQFWVLGTVAVLGALGTVLMKKAVHSALCLAGTMIVLAVFYLANGAYFLGVVQIVVYTGAIMMLFLFVVMLVGVTAADSLKETIKGQRWWAALCGLGFGILLIAGIGNASLGPGSFIGLGQANAGGNVEGLAALIFTKYVFAFEITGALLISAAVGAMVLTHRERTERASTQRELAEQRVREGKHLPPLPAPGVYARHNAVDIAGLLPDGTASQLSVSKTLRDRGQIRDVSTEALNDLRALEQRSEERLGRAKDALDRDGQEAKR
- a CDS encoding NADH-quinone oxidoreductase subunit G produces the protein MTVTTSTPAGGGTAVPPEDLVTLTIDGVEISVPKGTLVIRAAELLGIEIPRFCDHPLLDPAGACRQCIVEVEGQRKPMASCTITCTDGMVVKSQLTSPVAEKAQKGVMELLLINHPLDCPVCDKGGECPLQNQAVSHGQADSRFEGKKRTYEKPVNISTQILLDRERCVLCARCTRFSNQIAGDPMIELLERGALEQVGTGEGDPFTSYFSGNTIQICPVGALTSAAYRFRSRPFDLVSSPSVCEHCAGGCATRTDHRRGKVMRRLAADDPEVNEEWICDKGRFAFRYAQQRDRLTTPLVRNKESGELEPASWPEALEAAAAGLAAARGRAAVLTGGRLTVEDAYAYAKFARVALDTNDVDFRARVHSSEEADFLASTVAGRGRDLDRDGVTYTSLEKAPAVLLAGFEAEEEAPGVFLRLRKAARKHGQRTFAIATHATRGLTKAAGVLLSAAPGTETEWLDALASGTGLDGDGAAAGEALRAEGAVIVVGERLAAVPGALTAVVRTAAATGARLVWIPRRAGERGAVEAGAIPSLLPGGRPATDPRAREETAAVWGVRELPHRYGRDTGQIVEAAATGELGALLVAGVEVADLPDPARAREALDAVGFLVSLELRPSEVTERADVVLPVAAVAEKPGTFLNWEGRARLFEAALKPDQMTRPLPPTDARVLHMLADALARAEGADKHSHLGLPDVQSVRRELDRLGAWGGPRANEPAESARPLPRPGAGEAVLAGHRMLLDQGLLQEGDEALAGTRHAAVARLSAATAAETGVKDGDLLAVIGSAGSVELPLQVTEMPDRVVWLPLNSTGGGVPGDTGARPGELVRIGPATPEAAALDAPEVRA
- a CDS encoding NADH-quinone oxidoreductase subunit M, translating into MANAGFPLLTATAALPALGAIATAAVPAGRRAAAKWLALLVSLGTLVLAVLIAVRFDPGGDRYQLTESHAWIKDFGVRYELGVDGIGVALIALTALLIPFVILAGWHDADPQETHSKRWRPTQGFFALILSVEAMVILSFEATDVFLFYILFEAMLIPMYFLIGGFGDRAHAGSEENAAAQRSYAAVKFLLYNLVGGLIMLAAVIGLYVVAGNFSLTEIAEARANGTLDMSTNTERLLFLGFFFAFAVKAPLWPLHTWLPNAMGEATAPVAVLITAVVDKVGTFAMLRFCLGLFPEASEWATPVVLVLALISIVYGALLAVGQRDIKRLVAYASISHFGFIIMGIFAMTSQGQSGATLYMVNHGISTAALMLVAGFLISRRGSRLIADYGGVQKVAPVLAGTFLIGGLATLSLPGLAPFVSEFLVLVGTFSRYPVIGIIATFGIVLAALYTLVLYQRTMTGPVKEEVRSLPDLRLRELVVITPLIALLIFLGVYPKPLTDIVNPAVQHTMSDVQMKDPKPEVEAAK
- the nuoH gene encoding NADH-quinone oxidoreductase subunit NuoH, yielding MIALAQLAAQPQSVLAAEDLSMFGRDPWWLVVIKAVFCFAFLMVTVLFSIVWERKVVAWMQLRIGPNRHGPWGLLQSLADGVKLMLKEDVIVKRADKVVYVLAPIIAAIPAFMAIAVIPFGPAGNEISVFGQRTTMQLTDLPIAMLYILAVASVGIYGIVLAGWSSGSTYPLLGGLRSCAQMISYEIAMGAAFASVFLYSGSMSTSAIVEAQADRWYVLLLPVSFLIYIVTMIGETNRAPFDMPESEGDLVGGFNTEYSSIKFALFMLAEYVNMVTVSAVSVTLFLGGWRAPYPISTFWEGANHGWWPMLWFVIKVQLLLFFFIWLRGTLPRVRYDQLMKLGWKVLIPVSVVWLMLVATVRALRNEGQDFSQIVLYVGGAVLAVLLLSFVVDLVRGKPEGGAEAGKAAPPTAFDPMAGGYPVPPLPGQELPPVPRRRPRRDRELIVSGGVNTDSDGPRDGRDGKEADGV
- the nuoK gene encoding NADH-quinone oxidoreductase subunit NuoK, which gives rise to MNPVNYLYLAALLFTIGAAGVLIRRNAIVVFMCVELMLNACNLAFVAFSRMHGNLDGQIIAFFTMVVAAAEVVVGLAIIVLLFRSRHSASVDDASLMKL
- the nuoL gene encoding NADH-quinone oxidoreductase subunit L — its product is MENLIALLVAAPLLGAVLLLCGGRRLDRTGHWIGTLLAAASFAIGVVLFADMLGRPGEDRTLTQHLYSWIPVQGFQADVAFQLDQLSMTFVLLITGVGSLIHLYSVGYMEHDERRRRFFGYLNLFLAAMLLLVLADNYLLLYVGWEGVGLASYLLIGFWQHKPSAATAAKKAFLVNRVGDMGLSIAIMVMFTTFGTFAFGPVLESTAGTSEGTLTAIALMLLLAACGKSAQVPLQSWLGDAMEGPTPVSALIHAATMVTAGVYLIVRSGAIFNGAPDAQLVVTIVGAVTLLFGAIVGCAKDDIKKALAGSTMSQIGYMILAAGLGPIGYVFAIMHLVTHGFFKAGLFLGAGSVMHGMNDEVDMRKYGGLRKYMPVTFVTFGLGYLAIIGFPGLSGFFSKDKIIEAAFAKGGTEGWILGGAALLGAAITAYYMTRVMLMTFFGEKRWQPDDKGDLPHPHESPRTMTLPMIVLAFGSVFAGGLFSFHEAFVKWLEPVTSFEHGHPPISAATVTISTVAVMVIGVALAYVQYGRRPVPVTAPRGSLLTRAARRDLLQDDFNHIVLVRGGEHLTRSLVYVDHSLVDGVVNGTAASFGGLSGRLRKLQNGYARSYAVSMFGGTAVLIAATLLMRAV